Proteins encoded within one genomic window of Gemmatimonadaceae bacterium:
- a CDS encoding tetratricopeptide repeat protein, translated as MSWWSRLIGGRSDDELKPQRLDYLSEALVLEKQGDYDAALTSYRLALRDKPDDHRVLMNMAIAYSRLGRLGEAERCYRRVLEVKPAHAGAHYGLGFLLIKRGERGGAEQHLEAFLNAPGKSAMEANVEHARQALADLRTPHADAGDPSTEHEG; from the coding sequence ATGTCCTGGTGGAGCCGCCTGATCGGCGGCAGATCCGACGACGAACTCAAGCCCCAGCGCCTCGACTACCTGTCGGAGGCGCTCGTGCTGGAGAAGCAGGGAGACTACGACGCCGCCCTCACGTCGTACCGCCTCGCGCTGCGCGACAAACCCGACGACCATCGGGTGCTCATGAACATGGCCATCGCCTACTCTCGCCTGGGTCGCCTGGGCGAAGCCGAGCGATGCTACCGGCGCGTGCTCGAGGTCAAGCCGGCGCACGCGGGCGCCCACTACGGACTCGGCTTTCTGCTCATCAAACGCGGCGAACGCGGCGGCGCGGAACAGCACCTCGAAGCGTTCCTCAACGCGCCGGGCAAGAGCGCCATGGAAGCCAACGTGGAGCACGCGCGACAGGCGCTGGCCGACCTGCGGACGCCGCACGCCGACGCCGGCGATCCCTCGACCGAGCACGAGGGCTGA
- a CDS encoding dicarboxylate/amino acid:cation symporter, protein MADHDQHETRDDIAAPTHGDPELPPTARPVAPSVIARLGRNLTVRVLVAIALGILAGMIWPSVGKAMRPLGDTFVNLVRMVIAPVIFLTIVLGIAQTSDLKKVGRVGLKAFVYFEVVTTFALGIGVIVMNLVKPGAGIDAARLATGDVTRYAQQGQEMNWIDFLTHIVPTSVVGAFAQGEILQVVFFSVIFGVALASLGRAARPVTRVIDRLMTVFFRIVGIVMVVAPLGAFGAMAYTVGNFGLASLAALGRLMGTVYLTMGLFVFVVLNLIARAYGFSLWRLLVFIKEEIVIVLGTSSSEAALPRMLDKMEKFGCAKPVVGLVIPAGYSFNLDGTSIYLSMATLFIAQAYGVDLSVGQQLSVLGVLMITSKGAAGVTGSGFIVLASTLSALRVVPVEGLALLLGVDRFMSEARAITNLIGNAVATVVVAKSEKGFDEAAHAEVVANGRASGVVSASA, encoded by the coding sequence ATGGCCGACCACGACCAGCACGAGACCCGCGACGACATCGCGGCGCCCACGCACGGTGACCCCGAACTGCCGCCCACCGCGCGGCCGGTCGCCCCGAGCGTGATCGCGCGCCTCGGGCGCAACCTTACGGTGCGTGTGCTCGTGGCCATCGCGCTCGGCATCCTCGCGGGGATGATCTGGCCGTCGGTCGGGAAGGCAATGCGCCCGTTGGGCGACACCTTCGTGAACCTGGTCCGCATGGTCATCGCGCCGGTGATCTTCCTGACCATCGTGCTGGGCATCGCGCAAACGAGCGACCTCAAGAAGGTGGGTCGTGTGGGCCTCAAGGCATTCGTCTACTTCGAGGTTGTTACCACGTTTGCCCTCGGCATCGGCGTGATCGTGATGAACCTCGTGAAGCCCGGTGCGGGGATCGATGCGGCGCGGCTCGCCACCGGCGACGTCACGCGGTATGCGCAGCAGGGGCAGGAGATGAACTGGATCGACTTCCTCACGCACATCGTGCCGACGAGCGTGGTCGGCGCATTTGCCCAGGGCGAGATCCTGCAAGTCGTCTTCTTTTCCGTGATCTTCGGCGTGGCACTCGCCTCACTCGGACGCGCGGCCCGACCCGTCACGCGCGTGATCGATCGCCTGATGACGGTGTTCTTTCGCATCGTGGGCATCGTGATGGTCGTGGCCCCGCTTGGCGCCTTTGGCGCGATGGCGTACACGGTCGGCAACTTCGGCCTGGCGTCGCTCGCGGCGCTGGGACGGCTCATGGGGACCGTGTATCTCACCATGGGACTCTTCGTCTTCGTCGTGCTCAACCTCATCGCGCGCGCCTACGGGTTTTCGCTCTGGCGCCTCCTCGTGTTCATCAAGGAGGAGATCGTGATCGTGCTCGGTACGTCCTCCAGCGAGGCGGCGCTGCCGCGCATGCTCGACAAGATGGAGAAATTCGGCTGCGCCAAGCCGGTCGTGGGGCTCGTCATCCCGGCGGGGTACTCCTTCAACCTCGACGGAACCTCGATCTACCTCTCGATGGCCACGCTGTTCATCGCCCAGGCGTACGGCGTCGACCTGAGCGTCGGGCAGCAGCTCTCGGTGCTCGGCGTCCTCATGATCACGTCCAAGGGCGCCGCGGGCGTCACGGGGTCGGGCTTCATCGTCCTGGCGAGCACGCTTTCCGCGCTTCGCGTAGTGCCGGTCGAGGGCCTTGCCTTGCTCCTCGGCGTCGACCGGTTCATGAGCGAGGCGCGCGCCATCACGAACCTGATCGGCAACGCGGTGGCGACCGTCGTCGTGGCGAAGAGCGAAAAAGGCTTTGACGAAGCGGCGCACGCCGAGGTGGTCGCGAACGGGCGCGCGAGCGGTGTGGTGTCGGCGAGTGCGTGA
- a CDS encoding phosphoribosyltransferase domain-containing protein has translation MPRRYEVDPQKGRFDVEWPLFGELSRALALKVARAYDPEIVVGVATAGVIPAAVVAAILDREFRSILVTRRDDMRVRETPTVLGAAPHEVRGKRVLIVDETCDTGDTMRLAIAAIVNAGASEVRTAVSFRTGPFETDFHALATESTIVLPWDREILVDGELRPNPKYREA, from the coding sequence GTGCCCCGCCGCTATGAAGTGGACCCGCAGAAGGGTCGATTCGATGTCGAGTGGCCGCTGTTCGGAGAGCTGTCGCGGGCCCTCGCGCTCAAGGTCGCGCGTGCGTACGACCCCGAAATCGTCGTCGGCGTGGCGACCGCCGGCGTGATTCCGGCCGCCGTCGTGGCGGCAATCCTGGATCGCGAGTTCCGGTCGATTCTCGTGACGCGTCGTGACGACATGCGGGTTCGCGAGACTCCAACCGTGCTTGGCGCCGCGCCACATGAAGTGCGTGGAAAGCGCGTGCTCATCGTCGACGAGACCTGTGACACCGGGGACACCATGCGCCTGGCGATCGCCGCGATCGTGAACGCCGGGGCGAGTGAGGTGCGCACGGCCGTCTCGTTCAGGACGGGACCGTTCGAAACCGATTTTCACGCCTTGGCCACGGAAAGCACCATCGTGCTGCCGTGGGACCGTGAGATCCTGGTCGACGGAGAGCTCAGGCCCAACCCCAAGTACCGGGAAGCCTAG